The DNA segment TTCGAGGGAGTTTGAATCCAACACAGGGACATTCTCATCGTCTCCGAGTACAGTGATGACTATCACTCGCAGTTTGGGAGGTTCCACAGTGTTACTGTTCTCCGATTCTACAACTGGGTTACGGTGAGGCGTATGTAGTACATATTAGACTCATGTGTTCAATGCTCACATTCGGGCGCGTGGTCTAGTGGTATGATTCTTCCTTAGCATTTGTCAGCAACGACACTGTGTGGAAGAGGTCCTGGGTTCAATTCCCAGCGCGTCCACTTCTTTTGTCCTGTATAGGGACAACGGAGGAGTAGTTGTGATATTTTTGTCCTTGGGGAAGGTGCGGAGTGAATGAAATTTGCAGCCGGCTATGTTTCCGGATGTTGCGCATTTTCTTTTGCTCCGAGGAGTCTAGATCTCTGGCGACATTGTACGTCCGTCGAGAATGTGTCTAGTTGCTTTGTGCTGCTTGCAGCATGTCCTTGTTGGGGAGTCGGGACAGGGCGAAGCTCGAAGTGAAACTTTTGGGCTTGCCAAGCATTTTTGCAGCGATCCATGATAGCGTTCAACGGGTGTGATAAGCCGGATTGATTGCCGTCTGATCGTTTGCTTCTATTGACTTGATGTTGTGAGTTAATGCTTCATGATATCGCTTCGTTGTGTTTTGCAGACCatgaagtgaagtcgtcAAAACGCCAAGCCTGCAACTTTTGTCGCCGATTCCGGCTTTCCAAAACGCTTTCGCCCTCTGCAGTCAATCTGCTGGACAGTGGCCGCAAATCTCCCTGAGAGAAACAAGGACAACCAGGAATCTATTCGTTCCGCTGCAAACAATCGCACGCAAATCACTCTCCAACGTGTACGCGTAAAGAAAGGCATGCCAGCATTTCATTCCCATCATTCTCAGCGTAGAAGCATATAGACATTACCCACTACCCGACAGTGAAGTCTACCAACTTATGCTCTGGCAGCCTCGGCTTGAGCTTGCTGCTTCTCCATATCTTCGATGAATCGTTCCCATATTTCAATGTTGCCCTGAAAGAATCTGATGTTGGCATCGGCCAGTCCACCCAGCTCATCTCGAAACTCAATAGCTTTGATGCGTTCAAAGTCACCAACTTCCTTCACGACCTCCTCATCGAACGCTTCGCttgtcttcttcgcagcctccACTTCTGTTGTGAGTCGTGAAATTTGCACTTCAAGCTTCCGCTGCCTTTCGCGTCGAGATTGTTCGTGATCCACGCCTCTCACGTCCTCAATCTTTTGTCGCAGAAAGCCAGAAGCACCCATAGAGCCATGACTTGCCAGCGTGTCCCGTTCCTGCGCGGCTTTTTGAAGGTAATCTGTGAGTGCTTCGAAATCCAATTGCTTTTGTTCCCGCGTCTTCAGCAGCGACTTGACAGATGTGATATAAGCCTCCATGTCTTTGAGAGATCCAAGGTAATCCTGGTCAGTGAACTCTTTCAGCCCTTGCCACCCTTCGCTTGTGGCATTGACAGAAGTCGCAAACTTGGTCAATTCGTCGTTAATGCCCGGCTCAAGTGCAGCTAGCCTCTGGAACTGCTCTGCCAAATCTCGATAGTCGTTTTCCAAATCGCCTTCTCGTTTCGCAACACGTGCCACAGTTTTGCTCACAGTCCCGAGATCGTCGTCTAATTTGGAAGCTCTCTCGTTGACCTCCTGGAATTTCTTGTCCGTCTTGTGCGGCTTGGTGAAGGCGTTAAGGAAGCTGTCGGTCCAGCTCTCGAGCACGCCTCCACTGCCGCCATCACTGCCACTCATGCCTCGATTCGGCCTGGACTTCATCACGGAATTCCAATCAGTTGATTCCAGAAATAAAGTCAAGAGTGTCGCTCTTCGCAGCACTGGGTGCCGCGTCAGTCGTGCGAGAAAGCGGTTCAAAGAATATGCACGCCGCGAAGTGAAGTCCGGACCAAAGCGATCGCCTCGCACATACGACATATTATGTTTATCCGGAAGAGGCGGCACGGCGCATTGCGGATATTCTTTTGCAAGTGTGCGGTAGAGGAAGACAAAGTCCGTGAAGCGCCGTCGTACTTTTGTGTGCGAGTTTTGATACGACTTGAAGTCCGTTTCGGTTGTCACCAGGTAGGAAACATATACTGTTTGCGTGCCTTCGCCTTCCTTCTGAGGACTCCCAACGGTGCACAATAGTCTGCCATGGGCTCCAGGTCCAGCAAGATCTATTGAGTCGGCATTTGCGCCAGCCTGCTGCCACTCCGGGTCATCATAGTCATTACTACTCCTTCCAGCTCCGtccatgttgttgctgccTGGCTGGGCAGGCGAGGTATTGGAGAATCTGCGTTGTGGCCGTCGTTGGTACTTGTTATATCTCTTGCGTAGATTCGAAGTGAGTCCTCCTATTACTCCTTCCTCGCTGGGTGAATCGTGTCCGTCGTAGTGCGATTCGGGCAGCTGGTCGTTTTCGATGAGCTCaaagtcgtcctcgtctgcggCGCTACCAGCTTGCGAGTTGAGGTCGATAACGGAGCTGTGCGCGGACGACACGGGTGAAGCTTCGTATGAATCTATGGTGGGCGGTGTTCTGGCAAAGGGCAGCGGTGGAGGctggtcgtcgtcgttgcggTCGTGGGAGTTTGTTGGCGTGAGACGATCGTGGGAGCTCCAGACGTTGTCGGACGGTACGTCAGTGTCGCCGACCCCGGCAACGTGGCTGGCGCCGTCTCGCGAAGACATCGTTGGGTCGGTGCTCTGTGCGGCGAAACATACGATTCTGGGTGGGTGGAGAGAGCGAGAAGAACATGTCGGTAGATCACGACTGCCTGTGCAGGACGCCGTGAGTGACCACTTCTTCACTTGGTCGCGAGGCAAACGGCGCGCGAAAGGCCAGACGTCACCACTTGCGGCCCAAGCATCCGCACAGCTGGCCCGCCTTCACTTCTTCACTCACTGCGCAACAAATTCGTGAATATGGCAGAGCCCAAGGTCTGGGAGCAGGTCCTGACATGGGCCTTCTCGCCCAGCTGGTCAGCCATAGTTTTGGCCTTCGTCGTCGCCTTCacgctgccactgctgatTCACGGATACCTGTATAAAAAAGCCGTTGCTAGAGAGGCCCCAAGCTTCTTGCTGGCAGGACCGAGCGGAGCGGGCAAGACAAGTCTATTGACACTGGTATGCGTCTGCTCAACTTCTGCTACTCCATGTGAGTACTGACAAGTCGGTTTCTAGCTATCGACCGGGTCCGCAGCTCCAACCTACACTTCGCAGTCACCTTCGACAGCCCTCGTCAGCTTACCCCACCAAATACGCACGAGCGCGGACAAGTACCGTTCAGAAAACGACAATGCGCCCCGAGATCAGCCTACGTTCCAGCTCATCGACACTCCCGGACACGGCAAGCTGAGACACCACGCACTATCTACCTTGACAGAATCCACAGCACTGAAGGGCGTCATATTTGTCGTGGACAGTGCAGCTGCAAGTCTCTCGGAAGCGGCAGAGTTTCTTCACGACCTGCTGCTTGCCCTACAGAAGCGGCACACACAGAGCAAGACGAGTAAAGGACCGGCATCGATACCCGTGCTCGTAGCTGCGAATAAGCAAGATGTCTTCTCGGCCACTCCTGCAAGCTTGCTGAAGACAaagctggaagaggaggtaGGGAGGATTCGGCAGACGAAGAGCAGAGGCGTGATCGGTGTTGGAGGTGCTGGGACAGAAGACGATGCGGGAGGAGATGACGAGGATAACTGGTTAGGAGAGTATGGAAGCAAGGACTTCAACTTTGGGCAAATGGAAGAGCATGGCGTGGACATCAAGCTCATAGGTGGAAATGTCAAGAATGGAGACAAGAAAGGCGACGTGGATGGGTGGTGGGTTTGGATTGGAGAAAATCTGTAGAGTGATTACTCCCCAATTGAACTGCATTCGATCGTCGGCCCTCGCTGTCTCTTGTGCTCGTGAGCAACGCCATTCGAGTGAAGTCTTGCAGTCACTGGAACCGGTTCCGCAAGGAGACATCACCTCAAGTTGAACTTTGCCTCGTCAAGCTGACCTTACCGGTAGCGCGAGAGGCACTTGTGCCTGCCGACTTCTCAAATGCATTCCTGGCAGCCGGCTATTAGCCTGTACACCCACTAATGACCATTTATGTGACCAGAGTAGTAAAATATCCCATATCCCAGCCACATAGGCACAGTGAAGCTCGACCTCAGACGCTTAAGAATTCCATCAATGCTACGGCACTCAAATCTTCATGGTTGTTAGGCCCGAGCACAAAGAGTAGTCTGCTGTAGGCaagaatagagaaaagcTGCTCAGACAAAATGTTCTTGGCATCCAAAAATTTCACTTCACCATGCCATATCTCAACCAAAAGTGATCCGATTGCCATAGCTCTTATTGCTATGCAATCAGCAAAAACAATTCCCCCTCACAGGCTTGAACTGTGAACCTCTCGATTGCGAGAACACTCGGAAAGTGTATTTAACAGTCGAACGCGCTAGCCAATTGCGCCAAGGAGGATGTATGGGCAGGTGGAAAGATGAAAAGGTCAAACAAATTATGAAGACTCAACAACAGCGTTTAGACGCACAGCTACACTGAGCCGGTAAGACAGGTTTCGTGTCGACCCTTGTCACGGTAGTCTTGCATTCAAGTGACAGCGACATGCATTAGGACACCTTCAGCCATTGCCGAATTAGAATGCCGTCCCTGATACAACGGGCTACGAGAATGGTAGGCTGCTCCACTTTGACCATGCACCACGAAGCACCCAATGCACATGTAAATCCAAGCAGGAGTTTCGAAATACTGGTATCGTTTCTACAACCAAAGCTCTACTCCTCTTCAGCCTCTTCCGCGGcctcttcggcttcgccaTCCGCGGCAGCAGGCTCCGCCTCCTCATCGCCATTCACATCTATCAAATCGGCATGACCTCCGCCCTCCTTTTCTAACCTCAACGACTCCTCAAAGTTAGGGAACATGTCCGGATCAGCGTCAGGTGACCCAAGCAGTCTCGCAACTTTGGTTTTGCCGCTCTTCTCCAATGATGCCTTCCACAATCCGACAATTTCTGCTAACCGTGAAGGCTTGTAAGTTTGAGCGGTTTGCACAGCTTCCGCCAGTCGATCCGTCTTGATCAATAGGTCGAGACAGGCATCAATGTCGCCAACAGACCACAAGCAAGTAAATGCCACGTTGTGCTGTCCTCCTTCCGACGCCTTTTCAGCGACCCATCGCAGACCCTCTTCACTCGCTGAAGATGTgtagagcaagagcaacgaCGACAGGTCTTTAGCGCTGCGGAAGCATTCTTCTGCGAGTGCAATATTGTAGCGAGCAAGTGCAGCGTCGCCAACGGTCTTCCACTTGTGCTCAACATCGGCTTGTCTCGCCAAGTCGAGGGCAATGTCGAGTTCGCCAAGACCAAGAGCAAGCTCAAAGCGGTGCTCGTTGTCTGTGGACACCTGCAGCGCTTCTTCGTTATAGTTTTGCCCTTCGAGGAAACGCGCAATTTtcgtcttctgctcttcagGGATTTCTCCCTCCTCGAGCATATTCATCGCCGACTCCAATTCCCCTCGCAGCACAAGAGTCTGGAATTCGATGACGCTGACGGAAAGAGCGAAGGAGATGACATTGACGTCCTTGTCGCAGACGTATACCCGGCCATCCCTTGTGAGGTATCCCAGGACGTAGTATGGCTGGTCGAAATGCGAAACGGTGTATGTCTGGTCACCAACCAGGTAGTTGAGGCGATTTGTGCTGTTGGTGTAGACGAAGCAGTCGCCTACCCATTGTCCAGTCCGCACGCTCTCGTTGATGTCACAGACAACCTCGAAAGCATCTTCGACGCCATCCTCGTCCACGGCGCCGGATTGCACGGCGGCGACGTATTGCTCACGGGAGTAGCGCAGTACGTAGAATGTGTCCTCGCATGCCAGAGCAACCAGCTCGCCGGATTCCGACCAGTAGACATTTCGTggctcgacttcgatgcgACGGACAAGCTTGCCAGTCTCccagtcgaagaagccgatgCCGCCTTGTCCTTTGACGCCGAGCAGGACGCCACCACTCAGGCCATCGGCAGTGAAGCCCACGTTGACGCTGCCGTCACCTCCCTTGGGCTTGAAGTTGCGATAGATCTTGACCGAGTACTGTGATTCTCGGATCGCGTAATCCTTGTCGTTGTCTTTTGATGCCCATGCGAAATCGAGCGCGGAGCCGAAAGCTTGATTTCGAAGTGCGAGTGCTGTGTAGATGATGTATTCGCCATCTCCACAAACTGCAACGAATCGTCCATTTGGCGAGTGCAGTAGAGTCTGTGGGTAGATTTCTGTGCTGCCAAGATCCTTTGATGGCAGAGAAATAGGCTGGGCGTCCTTGATCGATTTGTCGCCGCCTTTGATGACCGAAGTAAGAATCTCAGAGTGACGAGCCCAGATGATCTTGCCGGATCCATCCATCGAGACTGCTGGCTCTTCGCGACCCATCTTCACGACAACAGCACCATCGTCGAAACCCATGGCAATGCCCTGCTTGCCTCGCTGGTATGAGATACACCATGCTCGCTCGAGGCCATATGACAATGACTGCTCAAGTCGGTATGTGTTCGCATGCCATATCTTGACCGTGCCGTCTTCGGAACCAGAAATGATCACAGGCAGTTCTGGGTGATAGCATGCAAATGAGACATTCGAGGTGTGGCCCTCCAATGTCGCAATCAGTGCTTTTGTTGTGTAATCCCAAATCTTGACTGTCCGATCATCTGAGGTGGTGAGCAGGTATGGCTTGTCCGACTGCGGGTAGTAGTCCACATGGTTGACACCTTTCGTTTCGTGCGCCTCGAGTGTGTAGTTGGCCGTTCTTGACCCTAAACTCCAGATCTTGACTGTGCGATCCAGACATGCGGACGCGAATGTGTTTGTGTCCTTTGGGTTGATCGCCAGCCCCATCACATAGTGGTTGTGCCCCTCGAAGACCTGCACGCATTGCCAGCCCTTGTCCCAGTC comes from the Cercospora beticola chromosome 4, complete sequence genome and includes:
- the SNX4 gene encoding intercellular trafficking and secretion (BUSCO:EOG09261PNZ) yields the protein MSSRDGASHVAGVGDTDVPSDNVWSSHDRLTPTNSHDRNDDDQPPPLPFARTPPTIDSYEASPVSSAHSSVIDLNSQAGSAADEDDFELIENDQLPESHYDGHDSPSEEGVIGGLTSNLRKRYNKYQRRPQRRFSNTSPAQPGSNNMDGAGRSSNDYDDPEWQQAGANADSIDLAGPGAHGRLLCTVGSPQKEGEGTQTVYVSYLVTTETDFKSYQNSHTKVRRRFTDFVFLYRTLAKEYPQCAVPPLPDKHNMSYVRGDRFGPDFTSRRAYSLNRFLARLTRHPVLRRATLLTLFLESTDWNSVMKSRPNRGMSGSDGGSGGVLESWTDSFLNAFTKPHKTDKKFQEVNERASKLDDDLGTVSKTVARVAKREGDLENDYRDLAEQFQRLAALEPGINDELTKFATSVNATSEGWQGLKEFTDQDYLGSLKDMEAYITSVKSLLKTREQKQLDFEALTDYLQKAAQERDTLASHGSMGASGFLRQKIEDVRGVDHEQSRRERQRKLEVQISRLTTEVEAAKKTSEAFDEEVVKEVGDFERIKAIEFRDELGGLADANIRFFQGNIEIWERFIEDMEKQQAQAEAARA